A region of the Stieleria neptunia genome:
CCGGTGGTGTTGGCAGAAGCCGCGACCGAGGATCCGCAGCCCACCCAGCGAGTCTTTTGAACCATGAACTGGCAACGGGCCAGACGCCCCGAACAAAAAGCCGAACGGATCTCAACGATCCTCGATGCGGCAGCCGAACTGTTGGATGACAACGAGTACGACACGATCTCGATGCGTGACGTGGCTAAACGTGCGGGGCTCGGAAAAGCCAGCTTGTATCACTACTTCAAAACCAAAGAAGAAGTCTTTCTTGCCTTGTATCGTGAAGAGCTTGAGCGCTGGCTGGAAACTGTGACGACGGGGCTGGGGCGACTGCGAAAACCGACCCCCACGCGAGTCGCCGAGATGCTCACCTCGGCGCTGCAACGTCACCAGCGGTTCTGTCGCTTGATGGTCCTGTTCGCAGCCGTACTCGAACGAAACCTGTCGCAAGCCTTCCTGGTCGAATTCAAACGCTCGCTCTTGGAACCGGCCGAAGCGTTCGCGGGCACGATCCAGTCGGTCACACCACACTTTTCCATCGAAGACGCCAAAGATTTTGCCTTTCAGCATCACGCCTTGGTGGCCGGACTTTGGCCGATCGCCCATCCATCACCCCAAGTCGAGTCGGTCTTGCAGGCGCTCGAATTCCAAGGCTTCCGCACCGAGTTCGCGCCCCTGCTGACTCGGTCCTTCATCAACCTGCTCTCGCCGATCGATTGACCCGATCGCCCCAATGGTTCGCGGCAGGGCGCGAGCCCTCCGGTCGTTCGTCCGTTATCCCAATCGCCACCCCCTGTGAGGTGGTTGGTGGCTCTCTGTATCGGGTGGATCACCAGCAAGTTCGCGTCGTGCCCGTTCTGTCCTGGATGATTTTGCGCGCCATGGGGAGTCGTATCGGATAACCTAGGGATCCGCCGTCACGCCTTGCCGGCCCTCCTCAGCTCGTCTCTCTTCTCCCGCTCCGCTCATCGATTCCCCTCCATGATGCCCCTTCTGCACCAAGCCCGGGCGGCTCGAAATCGTCGCCGCAACGCTCGCACGATTCGACGTCAGCGCCTTTCATCGCAGATCGAGCAACTGGAACGGCGCGACCTGCTGGCCTTCGACATCGGTCTGTTCGCGGACATCAACCAACAAGGTGTTTCGGCCGCGATCGATCACTTGGTGGAGTTCAAAGGCGAGGTCTATTTCGTCGCTGATGACGGACGCAGCGGAAGCGAACTCTGGAAGAGTGACGGCACGATCGACGGCACCGGCCAGGTCGCCGATCTGTTGCCCGGCGTTGATGGCTCCCTGCCCGAAGACTTGACCGTGTTGGGGGCGGAACTGTTCTTCACGGCACTGGACGAACTCGGCGAAACAGACCTTTGGAAAACTGACGGCACGACCGCCGGGACCACCATGGTGTTCGATGCCGACGCCAACGGAGTCTACTACCTTCGCGACTTGACGGCCTCGGGCGGCAATCTGTTCTTCACCGCCTATCATTACGATTCGGGCTACGAACTATGGATCCACGACCAAGCCGTCGGCGGAACGATGCTGGTCAAAGACATCAATCCGGATCAAACCATCATTGACCGCCCGAGAGAATTGACGGACGTCGACGGAACGCTGTTCTTCACCTCCTACGAAAACGGCTACTACAATCGCGAGTTGTGGATGAGCGACGGAAGCGAGGCGGGGACCATGATGGTCAAGGACTTGGCGATCGACACGAGTGATCCATTGGATCCGGATCCCTCGATCAGTTCCTACCCGACCTACTTGACCAATGTCGACGGCGTGCTGTTCTTCGTCGCGGAAGATCCGGTCGATGGCGTGGAACTGTTTCGCAGCGATGGTACCTCCGCAGGCACCCTGCAGGTTGCCGATCTCCATCCAAGCGGTTCATCGTACCCCGATGATCTAACGGCATTCGACGGCCACGTGTTTTTCTCCGCCGACGACGGGGTGACGGGGCGTCAATTGTTCAAGAGCCAGGTCGCGACGGGGACAACCACGATGGTCGCCAACACGGCCGGCGGCAGCAACGCCTCCAACCCGACGGATCTGGAAGTCGTCGGACAAGAACTGTTCTTTGCCGCCGAGGGAGTCGTGCCGGCGACGACCGTCAGCGCCGATGCTCCGACGCTGTTGACCGACAACTCGATCCTAAGTGGATCGGCCTGGGCGGGGATCGTGACCGGACTCACCACCGGACCGGATCGCGGCAACCTGGCCACCTTCGGGGGCAACGGTGTCTTCACCGCCAAGCCCCAGACCAGTACCAACGATGGTCCCGGCTGGGTTGTCAACGGTGCAAAAATCGGTGACGCCGGCGTCGGACTGGAAACACTCGCGCTGAATGATTTTTATCTCGCCGACATCGATTCGGGTGACTTGGACAACGATTCCTGGGAATGGACGATCTCGGACGCCGCAGGTCTGACCAATCTCGCGTTTACCGGTTTTGCCTCGGGGAATCAATTCGATCAATCGCACGAAGGCCTGGTCTTTGAACTGTTCCTCAACCACTCGACCACCCGGACGTCGGTGCTGGAGTTGGCCGGCGACGAATTGGACAACTGGTTTGCCGGGCGATCGGCCAACAACATTGCCATCTCCCATCCGGGCGGCCCCACCGTCACGACGGCCACCCTGCGCATGACCATCGGACGCGACGGAGCCCCGGCGTTTGCCGACGGCGGATCCGAAGCGATTGTCGTCAATGCAACATTGACTGCCGACCTGTCGCCGGCGACGACGGCACGGTTACCGGTCGGCCGCGAATTGCACAAGACCGATGGAACCACCGCCGGCACGGTCCT
Encoded here:
- a CDS encoding TetR/AcrR family transcriptional regulator — its product is MNWQRARRPEQKAERISTILDAAAELLDDNEYDTISMRDVAKRAGLGKASLYHYFKTKEEVFLALYREELERWLETVTTGLGRLRKPTPTRVAEMLTSALQRHQRFCRLMVLFAAVLERNLSQAFLVEFKRSLLEPAEAFAGTIQSVTPHFSIEDAKDFAFQHHALVAGLWPIAHPSPQVESVLQALEFQGFRTEFAPLLTRSFINLLSPID